The following proteins are co-located in the Pyrobaculum calidifontis JCM 11548 genome:
- a CDS encoding nucleotidyltransferase family protein — translation MKGVVLAAGLGTRLRPLTYFVPKALVSVGGKPLVDYVLEWLRLNGVKDVAVVGYYMQDVLARYLAERHPDIAFIRSRRLLGTAGQLYYVMEWVGGDDAVVVNTDVLTNLELSAPFSLHKSSGAKLTIVAYRLRQQMRFGALHVEGERLAAWREKPVSEYVTAAGIYIISGVKLGEEYLDMDALAQSLIPHVAVYVAKEAQFVDVGTLEDLRKAAALPLSPLKP, via the coding sequence GTGAAAGGTGTTGTACTAGCTGCGGGTCTTGGCACAAGGCTTAGGCCGCTTACATATTTTGTGCCTAAGGCCCTCGTCTCGGTGGGGGGCAAGCCCCTCGTGGACTATGTGTTGGAGTGGCTTAGGCTAAACGGGGTTAAGGACGTGGCTGTGGTGGGGTACTATATGCAAGACGTGTTGGCGCGGTACTTAGCCGAGAGACACCCCGACATAGCTTTTATAAGGTCTAGAAGATTGCTGGGGACGGCTGGCCAGCTCTACTACGTCATGGAGTGGGTTGGGGGAGACGACGCCGTGGTGGTAAACACCGACGTGTTGACCAACCTAGAACTGAGTGCTCCCTTCTCTCTTCACAAGTCCTCTGGGGCTAAGTTGACGATTGTGGCGTATAGGCTGAGGCAACAGATGCGCTTTGGCGCCCTCCACGTAGAGGGGGAGAGGCTGGCGGCGTGGAGAGAGAAGCCTGTCTCTGAGTACGTAACAGCCGCCGGGATTTATATAATATCCGGCGTCAAGCTAGGCGAGGAATACTTAGACATGGACGCCCTAGCCCAGTCCCTCATCCCCCACGTGGCTGTGTATGTGGCAAAGGAGGCGCAGTTCGTTGACGTGGGGACCCTTGAGGACTTGAGAAAAGCCGCCGCCTTGCCCCTATCTCCGCTTAAGCCCTAA